GATCGAAGAGATGGCAAAATTATTGATGTGGATTGCTCGGCGACAGTGGATTTAACCATTCGCTTTGTGAAATCAATTTTTATTGGACGTCATGTGGATGATTCGTCCATTGTAGAAGATATTACCAACCGTTATTTTGGTTCTTCCCAAAAGGCGATGGTTGTCGCTTTTCAGGATGCTCTAAAGAAATATCAAGCTATAACTGCTTTGTCTAAATAAACCTAGACAAAATCCAGTCTAACGATTTTTTGTTAGGCTGGATTTTTTTGTCTTTTTAAGGAGGATATATCAATGATTCAAGATGGATTCATGTATTTCAGTGTATTAGTTGCTTTTGCAGCTTTAATGGTTGCGTTTGAGAAGAAATTCAATACCAATCGCTTTTTAAAATTTATACCGGGTATTGTTCTTATTTACATCGGTTCTGCGATCATGCAAACTTGTGGTCTCTTTGCAGATAATGAGTCCACAGCGACTGTTTATTCCAGTGTAAAAGGAGCCTTGCTTCCCGCTATGCTGGCCATCATGTTATTGAAGTGTGACATACGCAGTATTATCAAACTAGGACCGCGGATGCTTGGCGGGTTTTTAGTAGCTGTTGTCAGTATTATGATTGGCTTTATCATAGTCTATATCTCTTTTCAACACTTTTATATTAAAGATACGTGGAAGGCATTTGGGGCACTTGCAGGAAGCTGGACAGGTGGGTCAGCAAACATGGTAGCCCTTCAAGGCATATTGAAAGTGCCGGAGAATATCTTTGGTTATGCCTTAATGATGGATACAATTAATTACGCAGTTTGGGTCATGTTCATGTTTTGGCTTGTTCCATTTGCGAGCAAGTTTAATAGCTGGACGAAGGCGGATACAAGCTTTATTCAAAAAGGATTTGAGGAAGCGGCTGCAGCAAGTTCCGAAGAAAAGACGGGAGTACAATTCCAGCATATGTTGTATTTACTGGGTATTGGTTTATTCATTTCAGCTCTATCTACCTTTGCAGGTCAACATCTTCCTGAAATAGGTGCGGTAATTAATGGGACAAGCTGGACAATCATGCTTGCTTCAATTATCGGTTTAATTTTAGGACAAACACCAGTTGCCAAGATTCCGGGTGCATTGGATGTTTCCAATGTGATGCTATATGTTATTGTTGCACTCATTGCCTCGCAATCGGATTTTTCAAATATTGCGCAAGCACCGATTTATCTTGTCTCTGGATTCTTGATCATGTTGATCCATTTAATCATCATGCTATTGTTAGGGAAACTCTTTAAATATGATTTATTTACACTTGGCGTGGCAAGCCTTGCTAACATCGGCGGGATGGCATCAGCGCCAATGTTAGCTGCATCATATAGCCGCGCACTCATTCCAGTTGGTGTGATCATGGCATTAATCGGATCATTCCTTGGAACCTATTTTGGTATGATTGTTGCTAAAATATTAAGTATTTTCTAAAAGGGTTATAAAAAAGTGGAAAGGAAATGAGTATTGTGATCATACGAGACTTACAAGTCAATCGTCGTAAGGTTTCCTTGCGTGTACCCTTTAAAACCGCATTAAGAACAGCAACGGAAATTGAAAATATCGAAGTTTCATTAACACTTGAAAATGGCATGATTGGCAAGGGGGCAGCAGCACCAACCTTCATCATTACGGGAGACTCATCAGAGGGCATTGAAGCGGCTCTAATTGGGCCAATAAAAAATGAACTTGTCGGCTCTGATATTACTCATTTTCAAACGCTCCTTCAAAGAATCCAAACCTGCTGTGTCGGGAATACAAGTGCCAAAGCAGCTGCTGACATTGCTGTACACGATGCTTATTGCAAGCTATTAAATATCCCTTTGTATGCTTTTCTTGGCGATAAAAAGAACTTGAAAACATGTATGACAGTTGGGGTAGATACACCAGAAAAAATGGCATCAGATGCCAGCAAAAGTGTTGATGATGGCTTTCAAACCTTAAAAGTGAAGGTTGGAGCAAATCCAGAGCTTGATATTGCACGTATCGAAGCCATCCGTGATGGTATACCAAAAACGATTAAGCTTCGTCTCGATGCCAACCAAGGCTGGAGACCCAAACAAGCCGTACAGCTGATTAACGAGATGGAACGAAAAAAGTTTAACATTGAATTCATCGAACAGCCTGTAGCAAGCTATGATCTGGAGGGACTTAAATTCGTCACGGAACGAGTGGGGCTTCCAATTATGGCGGATGAAAGTCTCTTTTCGACCAAAGATACGTTGAAACTTGTCGCTGGTCGATATATTGATCTATTAAATATTAAATTGATGAAATGTGGGGGAATCTCACAAGCATGGAATATTGCGAGTATCGCCGAAGCAAATGGAGTCGCTTGCATGATTGGAAGCATGATGGAACCAGCCCTTTCTGTTGGAGCTGCAGCCCATTTTGCGGCCTCACATCCTAATGTGAAATACTTTGATCTGGATGCACCGCTTTGGCTTTCGGAAAAACCGGATGTACTTATCTATCACGGGGAAG
This genomic stretch from Peribacillus muralis harbors:
- a CDS encoding dipeptide epimerase encodes the protein MSIVIIRDLQVNRRKVSLRVPFKTALRTATEIENIEVSLTLENGMIGKGAAAPTFIITGDSSEGIEAALIGPIKNELVGSDITHFQTLLQRIQTCCVGNTSAKAAADIAVHDAYCKLLNIPLYAFLGDKKNLKTCMTVGVDTPEKMASDASKSVDDGFQTLKVKVGANPELDIARIEAIRDGIPKTIKLRLDANQGWRPKQAVQLINEMERKKFNIEFIEQPVASYDLEGLKFVTERVGLPIMADESLFSTKDTLKLVAGRYIDLLNIKLMKCGGISQAWNIASIAEANGVACMIGSMMEPALSVGAAAHFAASHPNVKYFDLDAPLWLSEKPDVLIYHGEEIQLSDLPGIGGV
- a CDS encoding DUF819 family protein, coding for MIQDGFMYFSVLVAFAALMVAFEKKFNTNRFLKFIPGIVLIYIGSAIMQTCGLFADNESTATVYSSVKGALLPAMLAIMLLKCDIRSIIKLGPRMLGGFLVAVVSIMIGFIIVYISFQHFYIKDTWKAFGALAGSWTGGSANMVALQGILKVPENIFGYALMMDTINYAVWVMFMFWLVPFASKFNSWTKADTSFIQKGFEEAAAASSEEKTGVQFQHMLYLLGIGLFISALSTFAGQHLPEIGAVINGTSWTIMLASIIGLILGQTPVAKIPGALDVSNVMLYVIVALIASQSDFSNIAQAPIYLVSGFLIMLIHLIIMLLLGKLFKYDLFTLGVASLANIGGMASAPMLAASYSRALIPVGVIMALIGSFLGTYFGMIVAKILSIF
- a CDS encoding DUF3870 domain-containing protein — its product is MYEKETIFITGDAKSSQNNPITMKFSQYFLALVVDRRDGKIIDVDCSATVDLTIRFVKSIFIGRHVDDSSIVEDITNRYFGSSQKAMVVAFQDALKKYQAITALSK